The following are from one region of the Gossypium hirsutum isolate 1008001.06 chromosome D03, Gossypium_hirsutum_v2.1, whole genome shotgun sequence genome:
- the LOC107938588 gene encoding mitogen-activated protein kinase kinase 10 has translation MELSLPSITSLVFILLRLILIYHSLLFLTSVKMALVRERRHQQGLRLSLPPLPAADFLQQSHYTALLSAIGPTSPDIESLSDLERLSVIGHGNGGTVYKVRNRKSSSVYALKVLRFDQNTAIRHQAACEAEILKRVDSQFVVKCFAVFDTIGGELCFVMEHMERGSLYDELRVRANLPEDVISGIARSVLRGLQYLHGMQIVHGDIKPSNLLINGKGEVKIADFGVSKIVVGTRNAYDTFMGTCAYMSPERVDPERWNGGNADGFVGDIWSLGVVVLECCVGRYPLIGLGEKPDWAALMCAICFGERPQMPETVSPYFRSFVRRCLEKDWRNRGTVDELLHHPFVNGTFELR, from the coding sequence ATGGAGTTATCACTGCCCAGCATAACATCTCTTGTATTTATACTTCTTAGATTGATTTTGATCTATCATTCATTATTGTTTCTTACAAGTGTGAAAATGGCACTAGTTAGGGAGAGAAGGCACCAACAGGGACTCCGATTATCTCTACCACCATTGCCGGCAGCCGATTTCCTGCAACAGTCTCATTACACGGCATTGCTATCTGCCATTGGTCCAACATCTCCAGACATCGAAAGCCTCTCTGACCTTGAAAGGCTCTCGGTTATCGGCCATGGCAATGGTGGCACTGTTTACAAAGTCCGGAACCGTAAAAGCTCATCTGTTTACGCGTTGAAAGTGCTTCGTTTTGATCAAAACACCGCCATAAGACATCAAGCGGCATGCGAAGCTGAAATCTTGAAAAGGGTTGATTCGCAATTTGTTGTGAAATGCTTCGCGGTGTTCGATACTATTGGAGGAGAGCTTTGTTTCGTAATGGAACATATGGAAAGAGGATCGTTATACGACGAACTTCGGGTGAGGGCAAATTTGCCTGAAGATGTAATTTCGGGGATAGCCCGAAGTGTCTTGCGAGGGTTACAATACCTACATGGAATGCAAATCGTGCATGGTGATATAAAACCATCGAACCTATTGATAAATGGGAAAGGAGAAGTGAAGATTGCAGATTTTGGAGTGAGTAAGATTGTCGTAGGCACACGGAATGCCTACGATACGTTCATGGGAACATGCGCTTACATGAGCCCTGAGAGGGTCGATCCTGAGAGGTGGAATGGGGGTAATGCTGATGGTTTCGTTGGCGATATTTGGTCGCTAGGCGTGGTGGTGTTGGAATGTTGTGTCGGTCGTTATCCGTTAATTGGTCTCGGAGAAAAACCCGACTGGGCAGCATTGATGTGCGCTATATGCTTCGGAGAAAGGCCGCAGATGCCGGAAACGGTTTCGCCATATTTTAGGAGCTTTGTGAGAAGGTGTCTGGAGAAAGATTGGAGAAACAGAGGGACAGTGGATGAGCTTCTTCATCACCCTTTTGTGAATGGCACTTTTGAATTGCGATAA
- the LOC107938586 gene encoding syntaxin-22 gives MSFRDLEAGRPLVSRQNLINGKQDATQAVASGIFQINTAVSTFQRLVNALGTPKDTPELREKLHKTRLHIGQLVKDTSAKLKQASETDHSAGISASKKVADAKLAKDFQAVLKEFQKAQRLAAERETSYAPSVPKAVLPSSYSADEVDVGSDGGAVQQAFLLESRRQKVLLLDNEITFNEAVIEEREQGIQEIQQQIGEVNEIFKDLAVLVHEQGTMIDDIGTHIENSRAATIQAKSQLAKAAKTQRSNSSLTCLLMVIFGIVILIVVILLVV, from the exons ATGAGCTTTCGAGATCTGGAAGCCGGACGGCCATTGGTGTCGAGGCAAAACCTAATCAACGGCAAGCAAGACGCCACGCAAGCAGTTGCCTCTGGCATTTTCCAGATCAACACCGCAGTCTCCACCTTTCAGCGGCTCGTCAACGCCCTCGGTACTCCTAAGGATACGCCTGAGCTCCGAGAAAAGCT GCATAAAACAAGGCTACATATTGGGCAATTAGTGAAGGACACTTCGGCTAAACTTAAACAAGCTAGTGAAACAGATCACAGTGCCGGAATTAGT GCCAGCAAGAAGGTAGCAGATGCTAAACTTGCAAAAGATTTTCAAGCAGTTTTGAAAGAGTTTCAGAAGGCTCAACGACTTGCAGCTGAAAGGGAAACATCATACGCTCCATCTGTTCCCAAGGCAGTTCTTCCTTCAAG TTACTCGGCTGATGAGGTAGATGTAGGTTCAGATGGAGGGGCTGTACAGCAAGCCTTTCTTCTGGAATCAAGAAG ACAGAAGGTTTTGCTGTTGGATAATGAGATCACATTTAATGAGGCTGTCATTGAAGAAAGAGAACAAGGAATTCAAGAAATTCAGCAGCAAATTGGTGAGGTGAATGAGATCTTCAAAGATCTCGCAGTGCTAGTACATGAGCAAGGAACTATGATTG ATGACATTGGGACTCATATCGAGAATTCACGGGCTGCCACTATACAGGCTAAATCCCAACTTGCGAAAGCTGCAAAGACTCAGAGATCAAATTCTTCCCTG ACCTGCTTGCTTATGGTGATATTTGGAATCGTGATTCTGATTGTGGTCATACTACTAGTAGTCTAA